Proteins from a single region of Undibacterium sp. KW1:
- the tsaD gene encoding tRNA (adenosine(37)-N6)-threonylcarbamoyltransferase complex transferase subunit TsaD — MIVLGVESSCDETGLALYDTERGLLAHALHSQIAMHQEYGGVVPELASRDHIRRALPLLTEVLTKSGTEKQAINAIAYTQGPGLAGALLVGASVACGLGMALDKPVLGVHHLEGHLLSPLLASQPPEFPFIALLVSGGHTQLMRVDGIGRYQLLGETLDDAAGEAFDKSAKLLGLSYPGGPAISRMAEFGDPAAYQFPRPMLHSKDLNFSFSGLKTAVLTVVKNHPANICEQDKANIARGFVDAIVAVLTAKCVTAMKESGLKRLVIAGGVGANQQLRASLNAAAAKKRFQVYYPELEFCTDNGAMIAFAGAMRLKNNPGLATRDYGFNVKPRWPLQELIAA, encoded by the coding sequence ATGATAGTTCTCGGCGTTGAATCCTCCTGTGACGAAACCGGCCTGGCCCTGTATGACACAGAGCGCGGCCTGCTTGCCCATGCACTGCATTCGCAAATCGCCATGCACCAGGAATATGGTGGTGTCGTGCCCGAACTGGCGTCACGCGACCATATACGCCGTGCCCTGCCCCTGCTGACCGAAGTGTTGACTAAGTCTGGCACAGAAAAACAGGCCATAAATGCGATTGCCTATACCCAGGGACCTGGCCTGGCGGGTGCCTTGCTGGTTGGTGCCTCGGTTGCCTGTGGCCTGGGCATGGCACTGGATAAGCCCGTGCTCGGTGTCCATCACCTGGAAGGCCATTTGCTGTCTCCCCTGCTGGCCAGCCAGCCACCGGAGTTCCCATTTATCGCCCTGCTGGTCTCCGGTGGGCATACCCAGTTGATGCGGGTGGATGGCATCGGTCGTTACCAGCTATTGGGAGAAACCCTGGACGATGCTGCGGGTGAAGCCTTTGACAAGTCAGCCAAATTGCTGGGTCTGTCTTATCCCGGTGGACCGGCTATCTCGCGCATGGCAGAGTTTGGTGACCCGGCAGCTTACCAGTTCCCACGTCCCATGCTGCATTCCAAGGACTTGAACTTCAGTTTCTCTGGTTTGAAGACAGCGGTACTGACGGTTGTTAAAAACCACCCGGCAAACATCTGTGAGCAAGACAAGGCAAATATTGCGCGTGGCTTTGTCGATGCTATCGTCGCCGTGCTGACCGCCAAGTGCGTCACCGCGATGAAAGAAAGTGGACTGAAGCGTCTGGTGATCGCTGGTGGCGTTGGTGCCAACCAGCAGTTGCGCGCATCCCTGAATGCGGCAGCGGCAAAGAAGCGCTTCCAGGTATATTACCCTGAGCTGGAATTTTGTACCGACAATGGCGCAATGATCGCCTTTGCCGGCGCCATGCGCCTCAAAAACAATCCTGGCCTGGCGACCAGGGATTACGGTTTTAATGTGAAGCCGCGCTGGCCCTTGCAGGAATTGATTGCCGCCTGA
- a CDS encoding ANTAR domain-containing response regulator: MRGKANTDEATTPVSPSLRIVVVNTVIQREDELQEHAQAQLARSRALRIGLLQAGYNIIAVIPGDIYMSERIAQLQPDMIIIDAESDSRDVLEHMVMLTRDAPRPIVLFTEDGNQSNMAAAMEAGVSAYVVAGLQSERIKPVLDVAMARFNADQKLRSELSDTKAKLQERKTIERAKGLLMERHHLSENEAYQKMRKQAMEKNLKLVDLAQRMLDVADLLGG, from the coding sequence ATGCGCGGCAAAGCAAATACTGACGAAGCGACAACACCGGTATCACCCAGTCTGCGGATTGTGGTGGTGAACACGGTCATCCAGCGCGAAGACGAATTGCAGGAGCACGCCCAGGCACAGTTGGCCCGCTCCCGTGCCTTGCGCATAGGCTTGCTGCAAGCGGGTTATAACATCATCGCGGTTATTCCTGGCGACATCTATATGAGCGAGCGCATCGCCCAGTTGCAGCCGGACATGATCATTATTGATGCCGAGTCTGATTCGCGTGATGTCCTGGAGCATATGGTCATGCTGACTCGCGATGCGCCGCGTCCCATCGTTTTGTTCACTGAAGATGGCAATCAATCCAATATGGCCGCGGCCATGGAAGCTGGCGTCTCGGCCTATGTGGTTGCCGGTTTGCAGTCTGAGCGCATCAAGCCTGTGCTGGATGTCGCCATGGCGCGCTTCAATGCAGATCAAAAGCTGCGTAGCGAATTATCTGATACCAAGGCCAAGCTGCAAGAGCGCAAAACCATAGAACGTGCCAAGGGTTTGCTGATGGAACGCCATCATCTCTCAGAAAACGAGGCCTATCAAAAAATGCGCAAGCAAGCCATGGAAAAGAACCTGAAGCTGGTCGATCTGGCGCAGCGCATGCTGGATGTGGCGGATTTGCTCGGTGGCTGA
- the ntrB gene encoding nitrate ABC transporter permease, whose amino-acid sequence MNTLVHGVMPATDDAASAATTTKEVNVVKEIKPKKEKKPRSFRPFFLSVLPPLFGVGMLILIWEIIAIKNTTFPSPWVTLQEAIKVFSDPFYQKGPNDQGIGWNIFASLKRVAVGFGLAAAAGIPLGFLIGRFKFLSGMFNPIISLLKPVSPLAWLPIGLLVFKSAHPAAIWSIFICSIWPMIINTAIGVQRVPQDYMNVARVLNLSEWKIITRILLPSVLPYMLTGVRLAIGTAWLVIVAAEMLTGGVGIGFWVWDEWNNLNVPHIIIAIVVIGMVGLILEQILVAIARAFTYEDVGT is encoded by the coding sequence ATGAATACCCTGGTACATGGTGTAATGCCCGCAACAGACGATGCCGCCAGCGCTGCAACGACAACGAAGGAAGTAAACGTGGTCAAGGAAATCAAACCTAAAAAAGAAAAAAAGCCACGTTCGTTCCGGCCTTTTTTCCTGAGTGTGTTGCCGCCTTTGTTTGGTGTCGGCATGCTGATATTGATCTGGGAAATCATCGCAATCAAGAACACGACTTTTCCTTCGCCATGGGTGACTTTGCAGGAAGCTATCAAGGTATTCTCTGACCCCTTTTATCAAAAAGGGCCAAATGACCAGGGTATAGGCTGGAATATTTTTGCTTCGCTCAAGCGGGTCGCAGTTGGCTTTGGCCTGGCTGCAGCGGCAGGTATACCGTTGGGGTTTTTAATAGGTCGTTTCAAGTTCCTGTCCGGCATGTTTAATCCCATCATCAGCCTTTTGAAACCAGTCTCGCCGCTGGCCTGGCTGCCCATAGGTTTGCTGGTATTCAAGTCGGCCCATCCGGCGGCGATCTGGTCTATTTTTATTTGTTCAATCTGGCCCATGATCATCAATACTGCAATCGGTGTGCAGCGCGTTCCACAAGATTATATGAATGTCGCCCGCGTACTGAATTTGTCTGAATGGAAAATCATCACGCGCATTCTCCTGCCCTCGGTGCTGCCCTATATGCTGACCGGCGTCAGGCTGGCGATAGGCACGGCATGGCTGGTTATCGTTGCGGCAGAAATGCTGACCGGTGGTGTAGGCATAGGCTTCTGGGTCTGGGACGAATGGAATAATCTGAACGTACCACACATCATCATTGCCATTGTCGTCATCGGCATGGTGGGGCTGATACTTGAGCAAATCCTGGTGGCGATAGCACGCGCCTTTACTTATGAAGATGTGGGGACATGA
- a CDS encoding CmpA/NrtA family ABC transporter substrate-binding protein, translating to MSNQETSNHLIKTQVENEPNFKRRSFLQTAALASGAGIMGLSTGGVWAAGSDKPEKEEVHIGFIPLTDCASVVMASVLGFDKKYGIKIIPSKESSWASVRDKLVNGELDAAHVLYGLIYGVQLGVGGNKKDMAVLMTLNNNGQAITLSKKLAEKGAVDGAGLAKLMQSDKREYTFAQTFPTGTHAMWLYYWLAAHGINPMKDAKVITVPPPQMVANMRVGNMDGYCVGEPWNHRAIADGIGITATTTQDIWKDHPEKVLGTTSEFVQKYPNTARAVVAAILDASRWIDASLSNKTKMAETIADKSYVNTSVDVINQRILGRYQNGLGKTWDDPNYMKFFNDGAVNFPYLSDGMWFLTQHKRWGLLKADPDYLAVAKAVNRIDIYKDAATMAKVSVPKDPMRSSKFMDGTVWDGKNPAAYAASFKIKA from the coding sequence ATGTCGAATCAGGAAACTTCTAATCATCTCATCAAGACGCAGGTAGAAAATGAACCTAATTTCAAACGTCGCAGTTTCTTGCAAACTGCCGCACTGGCAAGCGGGGCAGGCATCATGGGCTTGAGTACTGGTGGGGTATGGGCTGCGGGATCAGACAAGCCAGAAAAAGAAGAAGTGCACATAGGCTTCATCCCTCTGACGGATTGCGCTTCGGTGGTGATGGCATCGGTGCTGGGTTTTGACAAAAAGTACGGTATCAAGATTATCCCGAGCAAAGAATCTTCCTGGGCCAGCGTGCGTGACAAACTCGTCAATGGCGAACTCGATGCTGCCCATGTTTTATATGGTTTGATCTATGGTGTACAGCTTGGGGTAGGCGGGAATAAAAAAGACATGGCCGTGCTGATGACGCTGAACAATAACGGCCAGGCCATTACCTTGTCGAAGAAGCTGGCAGAGAAAGGCGCTGTAGATGGCGCGGGTCTGGCCAAGCTCATGCAAAGCGACAAGCGCGAATATACTTTCGCCCAGACTTTCCCTACCGGCACCCATGCGATGTGGTTGTATTACTGGCTGGCAGCACATGGTATCAACCCCATGAAAGATGCCAAGGTGATAACCGTGCCACCACCGCAAATGGTGGCAAATATGCGGGTCGGTAATATGGATGGTTATTGCGTAGGTGAACCCTGGAATCACAGGGCAATTGCCGACGGCATAGGCATTACGGCCACAACGACACAGGACATCTGGAAAGATCATCCAGAAAAAGTTTTGGGTACCACTTCTGAATTCGTACAGAAATATCCAAACACGGCGCGGGCAGTTGTCGCCGCTATTCTCGATGCCAGCCGCTGGATAGACGCGTCCTTGTCCAACAAGACCAAGATGGCAGAAACCATTGCCGACAAATCCTATGTAAACACCTCGGTCGATGTCATCAATCAGCGCATTCTGGGACGCTATCAAAATGGTCTGGGCAAGACCTGGGACGACCCTAACTACATGAAATTTTTTAATGACGGTGCGGTGAATTTCCCTTACCTGTCTGATGGTATGTGGTTCCTGACCCAGCACAAGCGCTGGGGTTTATTGAAGGCGGATCCCGATTACCTTGCGGTGGCAAAAGCGGTTAATCGCATCGACATCTACAAGGACGCCGCGACCATGGCCAAGGTATCCGTACCAAAAGACCCTATGCGCAGCAGCAAGTTCATGGACGGTACGGTCTGGGATGGCAAGAACCCGGCTGCCTATGCAGCTTCTTTCAAAATCAAGGCTTGA
- the plsY gene encoding glycerol-3-phosphate 1-O-acyltransferase PlsY — MNTILAAVAAYLIGSLSFAVVVSKLFGLADPRTYGSKNPGATNVLRSGNKAAAVLTLLGDAFKGWLAVWLAIRYQDQFDLGDTGVAIVALAVFIGHLWPVFFKFVGGKGVATAAGILIGIDIWLGVATLVSWLMVAFAFRYSSLAALVAAIFAPFYYGLLFGPDVKMLAIAIMSALLVYRHSQNIANLIAGKESRLGSKKTAVKDDKKEDKKQDKKK; from the coding sequence ATGAATACAATTCTGGCGGCAGTTGCCGCTTACCTGATCGGTTCACTGTCGTTTGCAGTGGTGGTCAGCAAGCTGTTTGGCCTGGCTGATCCGCGCACTTATGGCTCAAAAAACCCGGGCGCGACCAATGTACTGCGTAGTGGGAACAAGGCCGCAGCGGTGTTGACGCTGTTGGGTGATGCCTTCAAGGGCTGGTTGGCGGTATGGCTGGCAATCCGCTACCAGGATCAGTTTGATCTTGGTGACACGGGCGTTGCCATCGTTGCCCTGGCAGTGTTCATCGGTCATTTGTGGCCAGTATTTTTCAAGTTCGTTGGCGGCAAAGGCGTGGCAACGGCAGCCGGTATCTTAATCGGCATCGATATCTGGCTGGGTGTGGCGACACTGGTGAGCTGGCTGATGGTGGCGTTTGCCTTTCGCTATTCTTCGCTGGCAGCCCTGGTCGCGGCGATATTTGCACCGTTTTATTATGGCTTGCTGTTTGGCCCGGATGTCAAAATGCTGGCGATTGCCATCATGAGTGCCTTGCTGGTGTATCGCCATAGCCAGAATATCGCGAACCTGATTGCAGGCAAGGAAAGCCGTCTGGGTAGCAAGAAGACGGCAGTGAAAGACGACAAGAAAGAAGATAAAAAGCAGGACAAGAAAAAATAA
- a CDS encoding cache domain-containing protein, with amino-acid sequence MLTRFVKLWMAGLFTLGLMSFPAQAAEHGSANEAKAMVQKAIDAMKKHGVEATVAEINKRDGQYQDRDLYVVVYDMNGKNLAHLNPKMVGKEMFDLTDIDGKFFIRERIELVKAKGKAWQDYKFINPTTKQIEPKSMYVEKFENVIVGCGIYK; translated from the coding sequence ATGCTGACGCGATTTGTGAAACTTTGGATGGCAGGCTTGTTCACTTTGGGCTTGATGAGTTTTCCGGCCCAGGCAGCAGAGCATGGCAGTGCCAATGAGGCCAAGGCCATGGTGCAAAAAGCCATCGATGCAATGAAAAAGCATGGTGTCGAGGCGACTGTAGCCGAGATCAACAAGCGCGATGGTCAGTACCAGGACCGTGACTTATATGTCGTTGTCTATGACATGAATGGCAAAAATCTCGCTCACCTGAATCCCAAGATGGTAGGCAAGGAAATGTTTGACCTCACCGATATCGATGGCAAATTTTTTATACGCGAGCGTATAGAACTGGTCAAAGCCAAGGGTAAGGCCTGGCAGGATTATAAATTCATTAATCCCACGACCAAGCAGATCGAACCCAAGTCCATGTATGTGGAAAAATTCGAGAATGTGATCGTCGGCTGTGGTATCTATAAATAG
- a CDS encoding bifunctional diguanylate cyclase/phosphodiesterase encodes MFRWLFLNESALTPAEHAAWKLSALRIILMSGFLLEAAVAIHSSLDAIAVGAYQVLWVVGFFYAVLALGLYYSSRHLRAGAAILIGTVYASAFAIVCLVNQFEIAKFGYIFIYTTPIIARLFFGTRLALGLMAFNVLPFLLLLLNRPLFNVPGFDVMLPASNTYIQSLLFLFFNTCVPLAVFRVLHELDVSALRYRQASAALEVSHAQYEEVFQNAGTALLLTDASGQILQANQLANNLLGREADDDGDRALFGWLSLDNSVRLKSPNAEESENMRMSAYRTRDGKLVALENISQTSTDHYIVALRDVSGLHSMHHALQLSLQREDYLSRHDALTNLPNRDMLRSHLQGVLGNNDETKVTALVSFRLNSIRHANQQFGAHTGDILLRRFAEELSRALPKNCFCARLRSIVFSFVVENSRTPGEIIKLVEKVRNNLPKELEINGENLLIQFSAGIALVRPEDVDPDDLIRRSEVALDTARRSSDQSVTLFDEEDALQIRRSVEIEVGIVNGLKQDEFRLVYQPKVDKHGKIAGLEALLRWESPSLGNVAPAEFIPIAERAGLIRLISNYVMNQVCCQVRDWLNRFADCPVIALNLSATDIARNDLLQLIDSCCNRYDIAPSYIEFEITETGLIANEALTIHHLDELKARGFNIAIDDFGTGYSSLSKLSHFPAQSVKIDRSFVAQIGNNKKSEMIIKAIISLANILSCHTVAEGVENEEQERFLKEIGCDYFQGYYYYRPLEVSALELLLTEMPAKEAAPSYKFKLA; translated from the coding sequence ATGTTTCGCTGGCTTTTTCTTAATGAAAGTGCATTAACGCCTGCCGAGCACGCTGCATGGAAATTAAGTGCACTACGTATCATTTTGATGTCCGGCTTTTTGCTGGAGGCGGCAGTAGCGATTCACAGTTCCCTGGACGCAATCGCAGTTGGTGCTTATCAGGTGCTGTGGGTGGTTGGCTTTTTCTATGCGGTGCTGGCATTGGGCTTGTACTATTCATCCCGTCATCTGCGCGCCGGTGCCGCTATACTCATAGGCACGGTATATGCGTCTGCATTCGCCATTGTTTGTCTCGTCAATCAGTTCGAAATAGCCAAGTTTGGCTATATCTTCATCTACACCACCCCGATTATTGCCAGGCTGTTCTTTGGTACCCGGCTCGCCTTGGGTCTCATGGCATTCAATGTATTGCCTTTTCTTTTACTGTTGCTGAACCGTCCCCTGTTCAATGTGCCAGGTTTTGATGTGATGCTGCCTGCCAGCAATACCTATATACAGTCTCTGTTATTCCTGTTCTTTAATACCTGCGTACCCTTGGCGGTGTTCAGGGTTTTGCACGAACTCGACGTATCAGCATTGCGCTATCGCCAGGCTAGTGCAGCGCTGGAAGTAAGCCATGCGCAATATGAAGAAGTATTCCAGAACGCCGGCACGGCTTTGCTGTTGACTGACGCGAGTGGGCAAATCCTGCAGGCGAATCAGCTAGCCAATAATTTGCTTGGACGAGAGGCAGATGATGATGGCGACCGCGCCTTGTTTGGCTGGTTGTCGCTGGATAACAGTGTGCGCTTGAAAAGCCCGAACGCCGAAGAATCAGAAAACATGCGCATGTCGGCTTACCGCACGCGTGATGGCAAGCTGGTTGCACTGGAAAATATTTCTCAGACTTCTACCGATCACTACATCGTTGCCTTGCGCGATGTTTCTGGCCTGCATTCCATGCATCACGCATTGCAGCTCAGCCTGCAGCGTGAAGATTACCTGAGTCGTCATGATGCCCTGACCAATCTCCCCAACCGTGACATGTTGCGCAGCCACCTGCAAGGCGTGCTTGGGAATAATGATGAAACCAAAGTCACTGCCCTGGTATCTTTCCGGCTGAACAGCATACGTCATGCCAACCAGCAGTTTGGTGCTCATACTGGTGATATCCTGCTGCGCCGTTTTGCCGAAGAGTTATCACGTGCCTTGCCCAAGAATTGTTTTTGTGCACGCCTGCGCAGTATCGTGTTTTCATTCGTCGTTGAGAATTCGCGCACCCCAGGTGAAATCATCAAGCTGGTAGAAAAAGTCAGGAATAATTTACCCAAAGAGCTGGAAATCAATGGTGAGAATTTACTGATACAGTTCTCTGCCGGTATCGCCCTGGTCAGGCCAGAAGATGTTGATCCCGATGACCTGATACGCCGTAGCGAAGTGGCGCTCGATACTGCCCGCCGCTCCAGTGACCAGAGTGTCACCTTGTTCGATGAAGAAGATGCCCTGCAGATACGCCGCAGTGTCGAGATTGAAGTTGGTATCGTCAATGGTCTCAAGCAGGATGAATTCCGTCTGGTATATCAACCCAAGGTCGATAAGCATGGCAAGATCGCAGGCCTGGAAGCCTTGCTGCGCTGGGAATCACCCAGCCTGGGTAATGTCGCCCCGGCAGAATTTATTCCGATTGCCGAACGTGCCGGCCTGATACGCCTGATCAGCAACTATGTCATGAACCAGGTGTGTTGCCAGGTCAGGGACTGGCTTAACCGCTTTGCTGATTGTCCCGTGATTGCGCTGAATTTGTCAGCGACAGATATCGCCCGCAATGACTTGTTGCAACTGATAGACAGTTGTTGCAACCGCTACGATATCGCCCCTTCCTATATCGAATTTGAGATTACCGAGACCGGCTTGATCGCGAATGAAGCCCTGACCATCCACCATCTTGATGAACTCAAGGCACGCGGTTTCAATATTGCGATTGATGATTTTGGTACTGGCTATTCATCGCTGTCCAAGCTCAGCCATTTCCCGGCACAGAGTGTCAAGATTGACCGTTCCTTCGTTGCCCAGATAGGCAATAACAAGAAGAGCGAAATGATCATCAAGGCGATTATCTCACTGGCCAATATTCTGTCCTGTCACACGGTTGCCGAGGGTGTGGAAAACGAAGAGCAGGAACGATTCCTCAAAGAGATAGGCTGCGATTATTTCCAGGGATATTATTATTACAGGCCACTCGAAGTCTCGGCACTGGAATTACTGTTGACCGAAATGCCAGCAAAAGAAGCAGCGCCATCTTATAAATTCAAACTTGCCTGA
- the ybaK gene encoding Cys-tRNA(Pro) deacylase — translation MAKKEHVSVTQATQLLRKHKAEFTEHPYAYEEHGGTSVSARELGVDEHHVVKTLVMQDEAAKPMIVLMHGDKKVSTKNLARQIGCKSVEPCKPENAQKHSGYLVGGTSPFGTKKAMPVYVERSILALPKIYINGGQRGYLIGIAPSLLESLLQARPVDCAIDE, via the coding sequence TTGGCTAAGAAAGAACATGTATCAGTCACTCAGGCAACTCAGTTGCTGCGCAAGCACAAGGCTGAGTTTACCGAGCACCCGTATGCGTATGAAGAACATGGCGGCACTTCAGTGTCTGCCCGTGAACTCGGTGTGGATGAGCACCACGTTGTGAAAACCCTGGTCATGCAGGATGAAGCTGCCAAGCCCATGATCGTGCTCATGCATGGGGACAAAAAGGTTTCTACCAAAAACCTGGCTCGGCAGATAGGCTGCAAGTCAGTCGAACCCTGCAAGCCTGAAAATGCGCAAAAGCATTCAGGTTACCTGGTTGGCGGCACGTCTCCCTTTGGCACTAAAAAGGCCATGCCTGTTTATGTGGAGCGCAGCATACTGGCGCTGCCAAAAATTTATATCAATGGTGGCCAGCGCGGCTATCTGATCGGCATTGCCCCCAGCTTGCTGGAAAGTCTGTTGCAGGCACGGCCAGTCGATTGTGCCATCGACGAATGA
- a CDS encoding PrkA family serine protein kinase, whose product MNIFDNYTARYERTREEEYSMQEYLDLCKKDRLVYASASERMLAAIGEPELVDTRHDSRLSRIFSNKVIKIYPAFREFYGMEEVIEQVVSYFRHAAQGLEERKQILYLLGPVGGGKSSIAERLKSLMEKIPFYCIKGSPVNESPLGLFNEDEDGILLEEDFGIPRRYLKNIPSPWAVKRLHEFNGDINQFRVVKRYPSVLKQIAVSKTEPGDENNQDISSLVGKVDIRKLEEYAQDDPDAYSYSGGLCLANQGLMEFVEMFKAPIKVLHPLLTATQEGNFKGTEGFGAIPFEGIILAHSNESEWKTFKNNKNNEAFLDRIYIVKVPYCLRVNDEIKIYEKLVRTSSLAAAPCAPGTLKMMAQFAVLSRLKEPENSSIFSKMQVYDGENLKDTDPKAKSRQEYADYAGVDEGMNGLSTRFAFKILSKVFNFDNTEVAANPVHLLYVLEQQIEREQFAPEIEQKYVSYIKEYLAQRYAEFIGKEIQTAYLESYSEYGQNIFDRYVTFADFWIQDQEFRDPDTGESFDRDALNNELEKIEKPAGISNPKDFRNEIVNFVLRARAQNAGKNPAWTSYEKLRTVIEKKMFSNTEELLPVISFNAKASADDSNKHQEFVERMVAKGYTAKQVRLLCEWYLRVRKSS is encoded by the coding sequence ATGAATATCTTTGACAACTACACCGCGCGGTATGAACGTACTCGTGAAGAAGAGTATTCCATGCAGGAATACCTGGATCTTTGTAAAAAGGACAGGCTGGTATATGCCAGCGCTTCAGAGCGCATGCTGGCTGCCATCGGTGAGCCTGAGCTGGTTGATACCCGGCATGACTCGCGGCTCTCACGCATCTTCTCAAATAAAGTCATCAAGATCTATCCTGCCTTCCGTGAATTTTACGGCATGGAAGAAGTCATAGAACAAGTCGTTTCCTATTTCCGCCATGCTGCGCAAGGTCTGGAAGAGCGCAAGCAAATTTTGTATCTGCTGGGTCCTGTCGGTGGCGGTAAATCGTCCATCGCCGAAAGGCTGAAATCGCTGATGGAGAAGATCCCCTTCTATTGCATCAAGGGCTCACCCGTCAATGAATCACCTCTCGGTTTGTTCAACGAAGATGAAGACGGGATTTTGCTCGAAGAAGATTTTGGTATTCCTCGCCGTTACCTGAAAAATATACCCAGCCCATGGGCGGTCAAGCGCCTGCATGAGTTCAATGGTGATATCAACCAGTTCCGTGTGGTCAAACGCTACCCCTCGGTATTGAAGCAGATTGCAGTTTCCAAAACTGAACCAGGTGACGAAAACAATCAGGATATTTCTTCTCTTGTAGGCAAGGTCGATATCCGCAAGCTCGAAGAATATGCACAGGATGATCCTGATGCCTACAGTTATTCAGGTGGTCTGTGCCTGGCGAATCAGGGCTTGATGGAATTCGTGGAAATGTTCAAGGCGCCTATCAAGGTCTTGCATCCCTTACTGACTGCTACCCAAGAAGGTAATTTCAAGGGTACAGAGGGCTTTGGTGCAATACCGTTTGAAGGCATCATTCTGGCTCACTCAAATGAGTCAGAATGGAAAACCTTCAAGAACAATAAGAATAATGAAGCCTTCCTTGACCGTATTTACATCGTCAAAGTACCGTATTGCCTGCGCGTCAATGATGAAATAAAAATTTACGAAAAACTGGTGCGCACTTCTTCACTGGCAGCCGCACCATGTGCTCCTGGCACACTGAAAATGATGGCGCAATTTGCCGTGCTGTCACGACTGAAGGAACCTGAGAATTCCAGCATCTTCAGCAAGATGCAGGTCTATGACGGTGAGAACCTCAAGGATACTGATCCCAAGGCCAAGTCACGGCAGGAATATGCTGATTATGCCGGTGTCGATGAGGGCATGAATGGTCTGTCAACACGCTTCGCCTTCAAGATTCTGTCCAAGGTGTTTAACTTCGATAATACCGAAGTGGCGGCCAACCCCGTGCATCTGCTATATGTGCTGGAGCAGCAAATAGAACGCGAGCAATTTGCGCCAGAGATTGAGCAAAAATATGTATCGTACATCAAGGAATATCTGGCGCAACGTTATGCGGAATTCATAGGCAAGGAAATTCAGACGGCCTATCTGGAAAGTTATTCCGAATATGGCCAGAACATCTTTGACCGCTATGTGACCTTTGCCGATTTCTGGATACAGGATCAGGAATTCCGCGATCCCGATACCGGTGAGAGTTTTGACCGCGATGCTCTGAACAATGAACTGGAAAAAATAGAAAAACCGGCAGGTATTTCCAACCCTAAAGACTTCCGCAACGAGATCGTCAATTTCGTGTTGAGGGCGAGGGCGCAGAATGCAGGTAAAAATCCAGCCTGGACCAGTTATGAAAAACTGCGTACGGTCATCGAGAAAAAAATGTTCTCGAATACAGAAGAATTATTGCCTGTTATTTCCTTCAACGCCAAAGCCAGTGCCGACGATTCGAACAAGCACCAGGAATTTGTTGAACGCATGGTCGCCAAAGGCTACACCGCCAAGCAGGTGCGCCTGTTATGCGAATGGTATCTGCGGGTAAGGAAATCTTCTTGA
- a CDS encoding ABC transporter ATP-binding protein — MNEIDNKYIEINQVEMVFNTKKGSFHALRDINLNVKKGEFITLIGHSGCGKSTLLNLIAGLTNASSGTLLCAHREISGPSPERGVVFQNHSLLPWLTCYENVFLAVERVFGATENGTKLQKRTMQALSLVGLTHAEKKRPNEISGGMKQRVGIARALAIEPKVLLMDEPFGALDALTRAHLQDGLLKIVAKTQSTVVMVTHDVDEAVLLSDRIVMLTNGPAATIGEILKVDLDRPRDRVALAQNPQYAAYRTQVLEFLYHRQSHPVHDAA, encoded by the coding sequence ATGAATGAAATCGACAACAAGTACATAGAGATCAATCAGGTAGAAATGGTCTTCAATACCAAAAAAGGCAGTTTTCATGCACTGCGCGATATCAATCTGAATGTCAAGAAGGGCGAGTTCATTACCCTGATTGGTCACTCTGGTTGCGGAAAATCGACGCTGCTGAATCTGATTGCTGGCCTGACTAATGCCAGCTCCGGCACCTTGCTGTGCGCACACAGGGAAATTTCTGGACCATCACCAGAACGCGGCGTGGTATTCCAGAATCATTCTTTATTACCCTGGCTGACCTGCTATGAGAATGTCTTCCTGGCGGTGGAGCGGGTATTTGGCGCAACCGAGAATGGGACGAAACTGCAAAAGCGCACCATGCAAGCCCTGTCACTGGTGGGTCTCACGCATGCCGAGAAAAAACGCCCGAATGAAATTTCCGGCGGCATGAAGCAGCGTGTAGGCATAGCCCGGGCGCTGGCGATAGAACCAAAAGTCTTGCTCATGGACGAGCCCTTCGGTGCTCTTGATGCCCTCACGCGGGCTCATCTGCAAGATGGGTTGCTAAAGATCGTCGCCAAGACGCAATCCACCGTGGTTATGGTGACGCATGATGTGGATGAGGCGGTTTTACTGTCAGACCGCATCGTCATGCTGACCAATGGCCCGGCAGCGACTATAGGTGAAATCTTGAAAGTCGATCTGGACAGGCCACGTGACCGCGTGGCACTCGCGCAAAACCCACAATATGCAGCTTACCGTACTCAAGTACTGGAGTTTTTGTATCACCGCCAATCACATCCTGTGCATGATGCTGCCTGA